The Haloplanus sp. GDY1 genomic sequence TCCACGGGACGCTCGACGGGATGGCCGTCGACGGCGACGACGGGTCGCTCCGGGACGTCGTGTCGACGGCCATCACCGGCCGCTGGGACGACGAGCGGACGGCGTTTCTGGCCGACCTCGCCGTCCGCGCGTACCGCGCCGCCCGCGGGCCGGACGGCGACGTCCACCTGGAGAACGTGACCATCCACGGCGTCGCCGGCGGGGAGACGACCGACTCGGAACTGCTCGACGGCCTCGTCATCGACACCGACGCCTCGTCGACCAGCCTCTCGGACGTGCCGGCACCGGTTCCGCGCCGCGTCCGCGACGCGCGGGTCGCCGTCGTCGACGACCAACTCACCGTCCAGTCGCCCGAGTCGGTCTCGCGGTACTCGCTCGAATCCGCCGACGACCTGCGGCGCGCACGGGACCACGAGGAGGCGGAGTATCGGCGGTACGTCGAGACGCTGGCCGCCCACGACGTCGACGTCCTGTTCTGTCAGAAGTCGGTCGACGACCGGTTGCGGACGCAGCTGGCCCGGGCTGGGATCCTCGTCTTCGAGCGCACCCGACAGGACGAGGTCCACAAACTCGAACGCGCGACCGGTGCCCGGGCGGTCATGCGCCTCGACGCCCTCGACCGCAGTGCCGTCGGCCGCGCGGACGGCGTCGAACGCGTCGAACTCGGCGGCGGGTCGTTCGTCGTCGTCCGCGAGGCGTCGTCCGAACAGGTGTCGGTGCTGCTCCGCGCGGGGACGCCCCACGTCGTCGACGAGACGGAGCGCATCCTGACCGACGCCATCGCCCTGCTGGAGACGCTCGCGGTCCGTCCCGGCCTCGTCCCCGGCGGCGGTGCGACGGAGGTGGCACTCGCCCGTGACCTCCGCGAACACGGCCGAGGGGTCGCCGGGCGGGAGTCCCTCGCCGTCGACGCCGTCGCCGACGCCCTCGAAACGATCCCCGTCGCGCTCGCCCGAAACGCCGGACTCGACCCCGTCGACACCCTGCTCGAACTGCGGCGGCGACACGCCGCGGGCGACGTGCGGGTCGGCATCGACGGCGACGCGGGCGAACTCGTCGACGCCGTCGACCGGGGCGTCGTCGAACCGGCCCACCTCAAAGAGCGGGTCGTCGCCAACGCGACGGACGCCGCCTCGCTCGTCCTCCGCATCGACGGGATCATCGAGACGGCGGGGTCCGCCGACGCGGACGGGCACGGCGGCCACGACCACGATCACGACCACGGCGGCGCCGCCTTCCGGAGCGACCCCGGGGGCTACCCCTGGGCCATCGGTCACTGACGCGTCAGGAGGGGCGCGCGGCCGTCCCCTTCGACCCGCTCTCCACGTCGCCCAGGTCGTCCGGATCGATGGTGAAGTCGAAGGCCTCCTGCGGGAGCGAGACGGTGACGCAGGTGTTCGGCAGGTCGACGATGCCGGCGATGCGGCTCTCGACCGGGATGGTGCTGAGGGCGATGTACGCCTGTTCCCCGGTGTACCCGAAGTTCTTCAGGTAGTCGATGGCGTCGAGGCAGGCCCGCCGCATCCCGACGTTGGCGTTCTTGTAATGTTGGGTGCCGTCCTCGGCGACGGAGTAGCCCTCGAAGGTGATGTAGTCGGTGAACTGCGGTTCGACGTTGCCGGGCTTGAAGATGGCGTGATCGAGGCCGAACCGCTCCATGCCGCCCTCGATGACGTCCACCCGGAAGTCGATCCAGCCGGCCATCTCGATGGCGCCACAGAAGGTGATTTCGCCGTCCCCCTGCGAGAAGTGGAGGTCGCCGGTGATGAAGTTCGCCCCCTCGACGAACACCGGGAGGTAGACCCGGGAGCCGCGACTGAGGTTCTTGATGTCGCAGTTGCCCGCGTTCTCCCGCGGCGGGATGGTGCGGGCGGCCTCCCGGCTCGCCGCCTCCAGTTCCTCGCCGTCCATCGACCCCAGCATGGTGTCCTCGGGTTCGGGCGGCAGCGCCAGCGGCGGTTCGTCCTCGCGGGTCTCGTGGTTGACCGCCGTCTCGACGGTCGGCCCGTCCTCGATGAGCTTCCGCTCGCGCTCGTTCCACTCCGCCAGGAGTTCGTGCGACGGCGCGGTGCCGAGGATGCCCGGATGCGTGAGGCCGGCGAAGTCGACGCCCGGCACGTGTCGGGAGCGCGTGTACACCCCGTCCAGGTCCCAGATGGCCTTGCGCGCGTTCGGGAAGTGGTCGGTGAGGAACCCGCCGCCGTTGTCCAGTTCGAAGATGCCGGTGAACCCCCACTCGTGGTCGGGGAAGGCGCCGATGTCGAGGATGTCGACGACGAGGACGTCGCCCGGTTCGGCGCCCTCGACTTCGATGGGGCCGCTCAGGTGGTGGTTCGGCGCCAGTTTCATGTCGCGGATGTCGTTGGCGCTGTCGTCGTTGACGACCTGACCGCCGGTCCAGTCGAGGCACTCGACCCGGAACTTCTCGCCGGGTTCGACGCTCGCGGCGGGCGGCGTGTCCGGATGCCACCGGTTGACGATGGGGTCCGGCTGTTCGTCGGGCGGCGCGTCGGTGTCTACCTCGAAGACGGTCTCTGGCATGGTCCGTCACGCCTATTGTTATCACACCAACATAATTATTTTTATAAATTGGCTCTACTGTCAGTTCTCGTCGGCGTCGGCCGATGCGGGGAGAACTTTAAGTCTCGCCGACACGTCTGTGGGGAGGCCCATGACCGACGCGAGGGAGCCGACCGTCGACGAGCGGATCGACCTCTACGTGACGATCCGGTCGCTGTTCCGGGACCGCCCCTTCGAGGCGACGGCGCTCGGTCGCCGCCTCGTCGAGCGCGGCGAACACGAGTACGTCTCGGCGACGGGTGAGCCGGCGGCGTCGCTGTCGTGGCTGGTCGAGGCCGGCGTCGTGACGGCGGATGCGGACGGCTACCGCGTCGCCGCCGACCCCGACGAGGCCGCCGAGAAACTGGCGACTGCGGGGGGCGTCGACGTCGACGCGGTCCGCCGGCGACTCCTCTCGGCGCTCGCGGCGGACGAGGGAGCGCCGCGGACGCTCTCACGGGAAGGGGGCACCTACGGCGTCGTCCGGATCGACCCGTCGGACTCCGTCGGGGCGGCCGTCGAGCGGGCGCTGGCCGCCGTCGACGCCGACCACCGGGGCGCCGTGCTGACCACGCCGGGGACGAACGCCGACCTGGCACAGCGGGTG encodes the following:
- the thsA gene encoding thermosome subunit alpha, producing the protein MNGTDAIANVTRRAEGPAVSELNVAAGTALADLLRSTLGPNGRDKMMVDDGTVVLTNDGASIVDRMEIASPAAKLVADVARAQSGELGDGSTSAIVLAGALLEEAESLLEDGLHPTTVVGGYHEAARRIHGTLDGMAVDGDDGSLRDVVSTAITGRWDDERTAFLADLAVRAYRAARGPDGDVHLENVTIHGVAGGETTDSELLDGLVIDTDASSTSLSDVPAPVPRRVRDARVAVVDDQLTVQSPESVSRYSLESADDLRRARDHEEAEYRRYVETLAAHDVDVLFCQKSVDDRLRTQLARAGILVFERTRQDEVHKLERATGARAVMRLDALDRSAVGRADGVERVELGGGSFVVVREASSEQVSVLLRAGTPHVVDETERILTDAIALLETLAVRPGLVPGGGATEVALARDLREHGRGVAGRESLAVDAVADALETIPVALARNAGLDPVDTLLELRRRHAAGDVRVGIDGDAGELVDAVDRGVVEPAHLKERVVANATDAASLVLRIDGIIETAGSADADGHGGHDHDHDHGGAAFRSDPGGYPWAIGH
- the fmdA gene encoding formamidase gives rise to the protein MPETVFEVDTDAPPDEQPDPIVNRWHPDTPPAASVEPGEKFRVECLDWTGGQVVNDDSANDIRDMKLAPNHHLSGPIEVEGAEPGDVLVVDILDIGAFPDHEWGFTGIFELDNGGGFLTDHFPNARKAIWDLDGVYTRSRHVPGVDFAGLTHPGILGTAPSHELLAEWNERERKLIEDGPTVETAVNHETREDEPPLALPPEPEDTMLGSMDGEELEAASREAARTIPPRENAGNCDIKNLSRGSRVYLPVFVEGANFITGDLHFSQGDGEITFCGAIEMAGWIDFRVDVIEGGMERFGLDHAIFKPGNVEPQFTDYITFEGYSVAEDGTQHYKNANVGMRRACLDAIDYLKNFGYTGEQAYIALSTIPVESRIAGIVDLPNTCVTVSLPQEAFDFTIDPDDLGDVESGSKGTAARPS